The genomic interval tgaaataataatcacTGTGCATGTGGGTTGGGAAACGTTGGGAGGTTGATTTGAGGCGAGATGGTGCGCATTGGATTGGTTGGCAGTCAATCACAATGTGCAAATTGgagagaaacaaaaagaaactttCACATTCCTGTTCCATCGTCACACCTACGGACGACTTGCGGTCGTCGGGAAACCTGAAATtcgtgtttttttgggggatgtaGGTGGAAGCCGGAAAAAGACGAGGAGGAAGGTGCCGAGCTGGGATTGGAAATTGAGacctcttgaaaaaaaaaaaagggattctgctgaagaaaagaatgaaaaatgacAGACCGAATGCgaaaaaagcctgttttggAACGTGATGGAATCTACAGCTTGAGTGACATTCGTTAGCTGCCCGAGTTATTGCTCACATCCGCGTGATCTGCAAAGCAAAAGTGTCGTATTTACAACCGAATACCACCGTTGAAATATATTAAAAGTACAGCTCAACGCATTTataattaataaaattaaatcCTGACTTAATAATataatgccttttctttttgtgtgtttttttctcttctttttaaaacaatacaagGTGACGCTTCTACTCAAATCCGACATGCAAAATGTCCGGAAACAAGACGCTACCTCGTCCACCCACGTTGAAATTGGATTTCAGTTCTgttctgtgtttttgtttgatgACATTTTTGCTTTATTACACAACAATTTGGTTAGTTATTTACACGTAGAGAAATCGTAAGTGCTGGGAGATGTGGGTGGGTGACAGGTGTTGGTTTGGGTGGTGGGGGGGAGGGTCCACTTATAATGTAAATAGAGGAATACGTTTGTAACGGTAGGGGGGTGGTggtacataaataaatgaatatttatttcatcAGTCCTTGCTGGAGTCGGAGTCgtctgaggaggaggaggagcttccGGATTCGGACGAAGACGACTCCGCTTTGCCGCTGTTGTCTTTGGGTTCTGCCGactcgtcgtcgtcctcgtcgtcgtcgtcgtcgtcttctaATGTTTCTATTTTGACGGCGGGTGCTTGAGAAGAAAGTgtaggaggaagaggaggaggaggagtcggAGGAGGAAGCGGCGTGGGGTCGGGCTGTGTGTTGGACGTGGGGAGGTTAAGGCCTGGAGTGAGAAGCATCCCTGGGTATAGCATACTTGACAGCAACAAGGGGTTGAGAGGAAGAGGTGGGCTGGAGGCGGACGAGGCACTTTGAGAGGAcgccgcggcggcggcgccttCTGTCCGTTCTCCGGCgccggcagcggcggcggcggcggaaggCTCTCCCGTGGCGGCGCCGCTTCCCGTCTCCTTCTCCTCCGAGCCTCCTCCTTCCTGATTGTTCCCCAGCATGGTTCCGCTCACGCCCAGCAGGTTAGGCAGTCCCGCCATGCCGGAGAGCATCATGGGAAACATGGCGGCCAGGTTACTCGCCGCTAGGTTTCCGGCGTCCGACGGGGGCAGGCCCATGAGGCCGGCGGCCAGCAAGTTCTGCTGGAAGGCCTGTAGGTTGCTCAGGTCCATGCCCGCTATCAGCCCATTGGCTAGGAGAGGGTTGAGGCCCAAGGCGGAAGATGACGCAGAGGCGCTGGGCGtcatggccgccgccgccgccttcatGAGAGGATTCTTCGGACGACGCCCTCGTCGGCTCACCTCCTCGGGAACGATGGGACCGGTCAGGATCCTGTCAAACATGCTGGCGGGGAGGTAGCCctaaaagaaagggaaaattaATATGAggcaacatggaaaaaaaaaaaccctctcgTGATATGGGCAGTTTTATAACATAAAAAgacttttttgcacggcaacgcactcgtaacataacataaaaaaattaaatgaactttgattatgatgcacactcaaaaataagtttaatccaaccttacactaaacttaattctaattttgttttacattttgttacctttcttctcccgggttggctctattggcccgggacacggtcgattggtcgccggtcttttggtcgcccggaaggttattgataattaccatttaaatcgttgctcaaattccctaaatacaaactgcaaattattatttagtcatacttaatgccctagtaattattaggtaaaagaaaagctccaaatttcccggacttttattgttttttgttggagaacttgttaagaccctgactgacgtaccttcttaaagggacaacgcatgtccatacaaactcttctacactcacacgtcggctcagtgaaaccgctcatggccattgttggcttttattgatgcgtagactgtgttgttttaccttgttttgtcgccggtcttttggtcgccccgaccgcgacaacaggcgaccaaaagaccggcgaccaatcgaccgcacacgattggccccactccaccctgactttcagatgcaacctatcgagggttgcttgcttttgtattcccttcaaaatattccgaaaataatgcacccaaatgtcctcacaataggataacgcacgaccacttgccaacgagtgtgtcagtttgtttcatttatgtatcgccgtcaatggtagccaatgagttagatTACGTCAAATCCCCAGCCTGATTTCATAAAGAAGCTTGACGTACAAGCCACAAAAATAGATTTCACTTCCCTAATCCTTTGACGTACGTAACCTTAGTTGCTCTCTTACCGACTGTTTGACGACATCGGCCCATTCTGGCGGAACGCCGTATTCTGGATTCTCCTGAAGGAAGCGGCACAGATCCTTGAGAGGAGGCGCAAAAGCTCCTCCGACCTTCAAGTCAAAAATAACATACATGAAATGATGAGACTTCTAAAATCCATTTCTGATTTTGTTCCTCATCTCCCCAAAATGACCAGTTTTATTCTTTATATACATCATTTCAATACTAAAAACTGTTGTACTGGAGCTATTGAAATAACACCACTTCATTACCGTTGTTGCTATACTATTTGACCGTGTTTTAGTATAActaaaagtgcaacttatattactgattatttataaaatgggaaaatgtgtTGACTCAATCCAACCACAAAATTTCCGACACAATTTTTCCCACCTGCATAATTTCTTATGATGTGTACATCCAAAACTCTTAAAACTGCCACGAGTCACAATTAGCAGCCTTTATTGGTGGAAAGTCGTTATTGCAATTCCATATTTTGGATTGCAAATATGACCGtagaacattttagatataatatttagattttttaaattaaatggattaaaagaactggattaaaagccctgaatattgagttttttatagatctaaaacaatgtttattttagaaaatatataaaaataaatatataaaaaatataataatatttcagaaaatgtttatttcgttttatttttgatttttttaaacatatttttagattttacaaaatgaataaaaatgtactaaaaacatagaaaaaattgattacaaaattacaaatattgatttaaaagggggaaaatcaggaaatttaaaatacatctatattctttattttaatttgatcctgaaacagaaagtcggcactcatgatttactttcccgggccacacaaaatgatgcggcgggccagatttggcccccgggccgccactttgacacatgtgccgtaGAACACTACTTAGAATATTGTTGATCGTAGTTTTTGAAATACCACCCACCTTACGGGCATTCCTCCTGTTAATGATTTGCACGCGCTCCTCGCCTGTCAGGCTGTTGACGTCGATCTTGTTGGGATTCCGGCAACGGTGCCTCTTCTGTTTAGGTCTCCCGTCTTGGACGTGGAACTGAAGAGGCATCTTGTTCATACCCTGCGCACCAACACCAACGtgttaataaaatgtaatataacTACAACGTACATCAaggtgcatacctgtcaacctctgccgataactgcccttataaatgattatgattccccttacaaacccccaaaaaaccttacaaacaccgtacgtcgtacggtgtttgtaaggttttttgggggtttgtaaggggaatcataatcatttataagggcagttatcggcagaggttgacaggtatgaaggtGGATAACATACAGGGATAAAGGCGCCCGTGTCAGCTACGAAGCCGGGGTGTTCCTTCAGCCACTGGTCCAGATCTTTCCTGCTGGGAGCGTCGTCCCCAGCCAGCCGGGTGCCATCTTTGAGGTTGATGACCGGGACCCTGCTCTCCACGCTTTCCGGGGCCGGTCCAGAGGTCTGTTGGCTGTACCCTGTCATCGGAGCCATGCCCACTTGGCCGATACCGCCCCAACCAGGAGCCAACTGGAAACACCCGTGGTTttaagtcactttttttttttaaatgacagctTTCTTAAGCAAGGTGACCAGGATTTTAACCTCATTACCAAACACTGTGTTAGGTACAAAGTGCTTTCTTTGTGACTTTCGATGTCCACAGTTTATAAGCAAATCCCTTTTAAGCTGCTCCCTTATAATGATCATTAAAATCCCATTTAATGAAACAATTAATTACATTAAGATCAAGACTGAATGCAAGTTATGGTCATTTTCTCTCTGCTTCACTTTGGAAAACGAAGTTATTTTAcgtcttttttttgtacaattacTCAGGATTTTGTAAATACGATTTCAGCTGCTCACCTGATCGGGAACCTGAGTCCTATTCATGAAAAGTAGGTCCATGCCCTCCACGTTCTTCCTCCTACCCCGTCGCCGCTTCACCACCGGCTGGCTGTCAAGCACTCCATTCAGCCTCATTGCGCCAGCAAGACCTGAAGGCactgaagaaataaaacaaaactttaataaaaaaataaaaaataaaaacagccacAAACTTGGCCATTCATTTTGAGTGGTATTCAGGAAAAACACCAGTACACACCATTCTGGAAGCTGCATTGGGGCTTGGTAATGTCAGCCAGCCCTGTATCAGAGGCGTTTTGCAAGTCGTGGAGCCGGGCCAGATACTGTTGCTGGGCTTGGGGTCCCTCCTCCGAGTCCAAAGGTCTCTTTAGAGGTAGCCCCTGTTTCTGGAAGGTCAACTTGAGGCCTCCCTCCTGCTGCACAGAGACACAAGTTTAGATTAGTTGATGATTCTTAGGGGCAACTGTCAGAAACTCTTTTGGCAAGTTGTCtcaaaaatggttatttcataGCTACAGTGATAAATGATTCAATAAACACAGACTGAAACACGAAGGTTTTACCAATTGAACGAAAggtcactcaaaaaaaaaatgggacaaatCATTGTTGGGTCACCATAGGGAAGGTCTCAAAATCGCACTTACTTTATTcttgttgttcttcttcttgggGAGGGTATTAGCTAAAATGCTATCCAGTTCAGAATAAAATTTGGTAGGAATATTCTAGTTTGAACACGCCTGGGAGCCATGTTTCAGATTTTCAGTCTAAAGGCTAATTTACTACATGAATTAAATGCAGACTTGTAATAACGAATAGTTTCGGAGTTAGACCGTCAGCagtcgtagttcattttgaacttgtttaTGGTAAAGAGGTTTTGTATTTCACCCTTTTTTGACCAACTCTGAGGTTAAACTGTGGAGGCCTCTGGCAATTGTGTGTTAGTAATGTTACGTCAGCACAACACACTCGCATAAGACGACGCTTAGCGAGCAGAATTATTCCGACTCAATTGCAAGAAGTCCAAATTTCTAACTGTCGAGGAAAATTTGAACCTCTCAGGCTGATGCAGTGGCATCCTTTGTGCCTAATTCCAAATAAGGGCATAAGATAGAAAGGGATGTCATTCCAATTCAAGCCTCCCTACAAGAAACACGACTGACATCCCTTAGAAAAGACAGAAATCAGTGCGACGACATGGCCAACGTGGCGGCGGAGAAGCTGAGGGGGGGACGAGGCGGGAATGGGAGAAATCAACATACATCGTTCATCTTGACTGAGAACTCCTTGCTTTCCGCAACATGCTCGGTCACCTTAGACCCCTGAGGCGAGGCCGAGGGGTCTTCGCACAGGCTGCCGTCCAGGAGCTTGGTGGTGTAGAAGGACGCCACGGGGCCGCCGGGCTCGTAGATGCGCCGCGTGGCAGGCCACTTTCCCTTCAGCACCGCCTGGCAAATGCTGTCCAGACGGTTGATGATGACGCGGTCCTGAGTGTGGGCAATGCAAAGAATTCATTGGATGCTGAACGGAGGAGTCTCTTTTTAGTGGTGACTCACCTTTGGCCAATGGGAGACGGCTAGCATGTATCCTCCTGTCTGCAATTGATGTGTCAGGCTATTGGCGACGCCGTTTTGGGCCGTGTGGGGATCTTGAGCCTCGTGGTGCAGGGCTCCTAAAGAGGCCACGCTGTCCTCATCGTAGGCCTTCACGCTCGGAGGTTCGGGCGCTGCGGAAATACCAGGATGTTATATATTCTCTAATGGTTGATGTCCGTTTTGTGCATTTAATGCGCATTTAGTTTATTTTGTAAtcattcatccagtattttattattatttgacctcGTAGCTCCCTCGTGATGAAAACGGCACTTTTGCTGGTTAAAATTTCAtctgttttaaaaatgctttaattttcccatttaaaatgttacttaccgtattttcacgacgataaggcacacttaaaagtcttaaattttctccaaaatagacaggccgcCTTACAATACAATATCACGTAAGAGCACAGCAAGTGAACACAACAAAGTTAAGAGGCTGCAACTTCACATGAAATTGTTTCAATGGATAATGAGTAGAAAATCCGGACACAGtctaaaaatgttacttttcttcaaataaatgaaGGATTTGCTTTAACTCCTTGAAGGACTGCTAAAACAACATAAACGAAAATTTGGCATTTTACGAAATATTTCTCGAGATTAATTAGCCCCATGgcaaccaaaacattttttattaaacgcaacatttttttcctgaagtgTTCCAGTGCAATAATGAGAACAAGAAAAGCTTTTTTGTTGGTACTTCACATCTGTATGtaatatatatggaaaaaaaattaaaatgcgtcattcattgagggtgcgccttataatgcggtgcgccttataatcgtgaaaatatggtaatatgaTTTTGTCCTTCAAGCCACCATACGAGTTCCACAATTTGACCATAGTTGATCCTTTTTTGGTGCTTCTAGTCATGTGGTTGATCGTttttgatggttgtttgtcgctaTAGAGTGGCACACGGTGATTTTAAATaactataacataaaagcatttatctgctcatcttgaaatgtatacgaggtcacgagtgatcacttacttacgggtttgaataaaacatcgaaagcgtgcgaacctgccaaaagttagatttgtaattgCTTCCTGACTTCTTACCTTTCTTCTTGCCGTCCCCTCCTTCGCTGTCGCTGTCGTCTGAAGATgacgaggaagaggaagacgacgaagacCCAGAAGAGCAggaagacgacgacgatgacgagcTGGACCCGCCGGAGCGggatgaggaagaagaggaggacgaggacgacgaggagGAGCGCGACGACGAGGCGGACGACGAGCCGTCCGAGTCGGTGGCCGAGGGCCGCCTCTCCCTGCGGCCCCTCTTGCTAGCCTTTTTGGGCTTCCTCTCCGAGGAGTTGGGGGTGAGGGGCTTTGTCCTTGCTGCTGCCAACTGGGCCTCTCTTTCGGCTTTGTCGTCCGGGACTGTTGCCGAAGTCTCCGGTGCTATGGCGGGACTCCAGCCCTCATTGGCTTTCTCCTTGCTTTCCTCGCCTTCCGAAAGAGGCTCCGCCTTCAGCATCGCCCCGCCGGTCTCCGCCTCCTTAGGGACGTTAGGGGTGGAAACTGCCGAGGCCTGGTACTGAGGTGGCGGGAGCGGCGCGAACCCCATCGGGTGCtgaggcggtggcggcggcacgGCCTTCGTCTGGCTATAAGCGCGCTGGGCCGCCATAAAGCCCAAATCGGGGTCCCGGAGTATGTGATAATCCGTGCGGCTGACCCCGTGCTTGGCGGCGCCAATCAGCAGGTCTCGGTCGTGGGTGCCGATCTCCCACCAGGCGGGTAAGTCGGAGCTGACTTGGCAGAGCGGCAGGCGTTCGTAGAGCAACGGGTGGTGGAGGACCTGCTCCCGCACCTGCCGGAGCAATTCTATCCGGTACAAGGTGCGCGATGCTCGCTCCTCTGTGATAGGCTGGATATTGAGAGAAGTGTCCACTGCAGCGTCTGGTGCAGAATATGAAATCAGATCAAACTTTATGTTTTGATATATGTGGGGATTGTAGCAGAAGAAAATTGGTCTGATATCTAAGGTTTTCCATaccctaaatcaggggtgtcagactcgggttggttcgcgggccgcgttaacgtcaactcgatttcatgtgggccggaccattttagatgtaatatttagatttttttataaatgtattaaaagaactggattaaaagccctgaatattccgttttttatagatctaaaacaatgtttatttgagctttttttaaaatatatttttagattttacaaaatgattttgaactaaaaacacagaaaaaaatgattaaaaattacaattattgatttaaaagggggtaaaaatgaggaaatttaatatacatctatactcttcattttaatttgatcctaaaacagaaagtcggcactcatgatttactttcccggaccacacaaaatgatgcggctggccagatttggcccccgtgccgccactttgacacacgtgcccTAAATGTTGTTCGTTTTTTGACATTCAAgcctttgtgtgtctgtgtgcgcaCATTGTCTCATTGAATTGGTATTCAACATTGCTAGAGTTTTTGGAGTATGGTAAAGAACAGATTGATTCGAAACCAGTCATTGTATTTAGGGTTAATATATTGGATATTTGACTTTCAATTGCTTTTATAATTAGCTATTGAAGAGCATAGCTTTTCTCTTCAGACTAAGACGCGTGTATTTGTTTATCATGGTGATGTTAGCCATACGTGTGCTTCCTCTCACCTCCTTCTTTAGGCGGCAGGCGGCAAACGCGTCGGCACATGGCGGCGAAGGCGCAAAGGTACTTCTGCAAGCTCTCATCAGTCTTTTTGTGCAGCCGTGCCATTGCCCGGAATTTAGTCCAGTCAAAGCGGCCCAATGTTGGGTTGAAAACAACGCCGAACGTGGAGACCACCCGGTAGAAATCGGCTTCTTCGCGCCTGGTCCATCTATTGAGAGTGGaaattaaagttgttgtttttttctttcaattttttaaatttttcccaCAATCACTCTTTCCCACCTTTGCTGACGCTCAATCTTGGCAGCCATCTTGGTGTTAAGCGGGTCACTGaaagccggtggcggtagcagCAGAGGTGCcgacggcagcggcggcggaggGCCGAGCGGCGCCGACATCATCATGGCCAGCTGCGACTGCGAATGCGTCTGCACCTGATGTATTTGTAAGATCTGCCGGCTCTTGGTGTAGCGTTGCGAGGCCGTGATCAGACGCCTCAGTCGGGCGGTGAGCGAGGAAGACGAGGGCCAGTAGGCGCTGGTCGCTCCGGAAACCGAGTCTGGGGAGGAGAAGATTGTGGGGAGGCGTTTGGGCTAATTAATGTCTATGGAATTTCCAGGACATGCTGACGACGTGCAGGATTTATGTGTGACTAACACTCACCTCCGGCGTTGTCGGTGACAACCAACTCTCCAGGAGAGGAGGCGTCATCCTGCGGGAAGAACATGTTACTTTACAGAAAGAGGTCTCATTTTAAAAGAGGTCgtatagtgatttttttaaaaacatctgGATGTAGAAAATGGAAATGTGTATCGCTTGCTCGCTAACAACTGAGCAAGACCAAATGGGTAAGGAGAAGAGGCGTGACCGCCGTGTCAGTGCCTCGAGGAAAGGCGTTCGTCTCTGTCAGACTGATTATTGATCCACCTTTTCAGAGGAGACAGTGTTGGCCTTTGGCAGGCGTGAAGTTTACCTCCATATCGTCCTTCAGCAGGGCCGGAGCGGGCTTGTACTCGGGATCGTCCACATCCCTGTAGACGGGCACGCAAAGTGTCGGATTTTAACGGCATTCGGTATTGTACcatgagatttttttctaaaaaatgacaCGATGTTTTCTACTCACCCGTCCATAAAATCGTTGCCTCTCTGCTCAGCAGCAATAGCCTTGTCGTCCGGTCGGCCGACGCGTTCTAGGAAGCACAGTGCGGGGTCTGCTCGGATGGTGTTGTACTTCTCATAACCtgtaaaaatagataaataatgtcGGTCTTTGTGTCTGGGAGTTTTCATCCTGTATTAAAAAATTATTATGATGTTGATTCAAGACAAATTTGCACACGCTCACCATGCTTGTAGACCCCCAGGAGCAGACATTTGTCAGAGATGATATCCCACCACAAGGCTGGCAGTTCTGAGTGGTCTGGCTCGGGCACCCAGATCTTGATTTCACTGGAGGAGTTGCGATGGAGTCAGGCagaattgattaaaatatgacCTAAAATAATGTGTCTATATGTAATGTATacatcatttgtattttttttttctcttcaaagaTGCAATTGCAAAATATGATGTCAATTGCTATGTCGTAGTCGAGCTTGTTTTGACTATGTAGTTATACAATGTGCCAAAAGGTGGAGCTCTATAGTTCTCGGATCCTGTATGTTTGGAAAGGCTTCAACAGGtttcatgtataaaaaaaataaaaaaaataaataaaaacaagaccCTTTCATGTTATGTGGCCTGCTTCTGGGTGGAAGAAAATCCAAATACATATGGTAAATCAATTATATGAATTATACTAGTCACTCTCTATGTAAGTATATCCTCACAAATTACTGATAAAAATTTTAAAGTGTCATTTTCTTTGACAATGCAATGTTAATTAGTTCAAAtccgtttatttaaaaaaaaaagaatctga from Stigmatopora argus isolate UIUO_Sarg chromosome 2, RoL_Sarg_1.0, whole genome shotgun sequence carries:
- the chd9 gene encoding chromodomain-helicase-DNA-binding protein 9 isoform X7, which translates into the protein MKNSSSSSSSSSSSSSSSSSSSSSSPSEKRTPRRTHHQADAVPYDKQEKANRIISEAVAKARQRGEKNIPRIMSPTSFPSSSSQHKSRQEHKGNGKVRSKFKASRKACIVPSSTSKQKPKIGKIVIKIGKKKKRKADSSEEESDEDPPPRHTSKDSKRRSNRQVKRKKYAEELEARLSDEDGKVIVKAKKANSAPSRQPAVQLFVENPSEEDAAVVDKIMSSRVIKKEVSPGVLVEVEEFFVKYKNYSYLHCEWATEGHLEKDKRIQQKIKRFKMKQAQRALFFADMEEELFNPDYVEVDRVLEVSYCEDKDTGEEVVYYLVKWCSLPYEDSTWELKDDVDQSKIEEFEQLQAVKPDSRRMERPPANLWKKREQSRQYRNGNSLRDYQLEGVNWLLFNWYNRRNCILADEMGLGKTIQSITFLEEIYRVGIKAPFLIIAPLSTIANWEREFRTWTHMNVIVYHGSVVSRQMLQQYEMYFRDAQGRVLRGAYKFQALITTFEMILGGCPELNAIDWRCVIIDEAHRLKNKNCKLLEGFKLMSLEHKVLLTGTPLQNTVEELFSLLHFLEPARFPSENTFMQEFGDLKTEEQVQKLQGILKPMMLRRLKEDVEKKLAPKEETIIEVELTNIQKKYYRAILEKNFSFLAKGAGQANMPNLVNTMMELRKCCNHPYLIKGAEEKILEDFREVYSPAALDFHLQAMVQSAGKLVLIDKLLPKMKAGGHKVLIFSQMVRCLDILEDYLIQRRYLYERIDGRVRGNLRQAAIDRFSKPDSDRFVFLLCTRAGGLGINLTAADTCIIFDSDWNPQNDLQAQARCHRIGQNKAVKVYRLITRNSYEREMFDRASLKLGLDKAVLQSMSGRDNSLGGGASGGPGNTGAGPVQQQLSKKEIEDLLRRGAYGAIMDEEDEGAKFCEEDIDQILQRRTKTITIESEGRGSTFAKASFVASGNRTDISLDDPNFWDKWAKKADIDMEMANGRNSLVIDTPRVRKQTRPFSSTKDELAELSEGESDSDDTKPKVRRAHERPNSYGRTECFRVEKNLLVYGWGRWKDILVHGRFKKQLTDWDVESICRALLAYCLVHYRGDDKIKGFMWDLIAPSEDGRTKELQNHLGLSAPVPRGRKGKKMKTQSSSFDIHKAEWLRKHNPEHMLQDDGYKKHLKHHCNKVLLRVRMLYYLKQEVIGEEAPRVLNNVDSNEIKIWVPEPDHSELPALWWDIISDKCLLLGVYKHGYEKYNTIRADPALCFLERVGRPDDKAIAAEQRGNDFMDGDVDDPEYKPAPALLKDDMEDDASSPGELVVTDNAGDSVSGATSAYWPSSSSLTARLRRLITASQRYTKSRQILQIHQVQTHSQSQLAMMMSAPLGPPPPLPSAPLLLPPPAFSDPLNTKMAAKIERQQRWTRREEADFYRVVSTFGVVFNPTLGRFDWTKFRAMARLHKKTDESLQKYLCAFAAMCRRVCRLPPKEGDAAVDTSLNIQPITEERASRTLYRIELLRQVREQVLHHPLLYERLPLCQVSSDLPAWWEIGTHDRDLLIGAAKHGVSRTDYHILRDPDLGFMAAQRAYSQTKAVPPPPPQHPMGFAPLPPPQYQASAVSTPNVPKEAETGGAMLKAEPLSEGEESKEKANEGWSPAIAPETSATVPDDKAEREAQLAAARTKPLTPNSSERKPKKASKRGRRERRPSATDSDGSSSASSSRSSSSSSSSSSSSSRSGGSSSSSSSSSCSSGSSSSSSSSSSSDDSDSEGGDGKKKAPEPPSVKAYDEDSVASLGALHHEAQDPHTAQNGVANSLTHQLQTGGYMLAVSHWPKDRVIINRLDSICQAVLKGKWPATRRIYEPGGPVASFYTTKLLDGSLCEDPSASPQGSKVTEHVAESKEFSVKMNDQEGGLKLTFQKQGLPLKRPLDSEEGPQAQQQYLARLHDLQNASDTGLADITKPQCSFQNVPSGLAGAMRLNGVLDSQPVVKRRRGRRKNVEGMDLLFMNRTQVPDQLAPGWGGIGQVGMAPMTGYSQQTSGPAPESVESRVPVINLKDGTRLAGDDAPSRKDLDQWLKEHPGFVADTGAFIPGMNKMPLQFHVQDGRPKQKRHRCRNPNKIDVNSLTGEERVQIINRRNARKVGGAFAPPLKDLCRFLQENPEYGVPPEWADVVKQSGYLPASMFDRILTGPIVPEEVSRRGRRPKNPLMKAAAAAMTPSASASSSALGLNPLLANGLIAGMDLSNLQAFQQNLLAAGLMGLPPSDAGNLAASNLAAMFPMMLSGMAGLPNLLGVSGTMLGNNQEGGGSEEKETGSGAATGEPSAAAAAAGAGERTEGAAAAASSQSASSASSPPLPLNPLLLSSMLYPGMLLTPGLNLPTSNTQPDPTPLPPPTPPPPLPPTLSSQAPAVKIETLEDDDDDDEDDDESAEPKDNSGKAESSSSESGSSSSSSDDSDSSKD